The genomic stretch CATAATGTGCCTTTTCGcacaatttcttttaattttgtgAATGAGATTTTGTTTCAGGCAAACTTGTTGAATGTTAGTTGTAGGCTAattgtgatttttctttaaccATATTGATGAATATTTGAATTTTGTGATTCGCATGATTACTGCGTTTAGTTAAAATACATATGTTTTGGCAATTTATTGAGGTGGTGATTCTAGGGTTTTATTGTTAAATTAGGAGTTATCACCTAACTATTTTTAAGACGAGTTAGAGACACCTATTATATTAACTAAATATTGCGAATATTTAACATCATTAATCTTAGGTTATCAGAAATATTAGGTAAGGATtcaattaattttaagaggaaGATATAAATATTCCTTAAAATATGCTTATAAAGATCGTTTACCTTCCGTATGTAATTTTATTAAAGACTTGTGAAGTATTCTAAGTCCTctggttcacaataagtgacatttttacctttttattttggtctaaaataagtgtccatttacataatcaagaatgaaataattttattttttccaaaatttgccCTTATTTACATATTCCAATGTGTCAAGGTTACAATTAATTAAGGTTAATTTAGTAAATACATCTTTTTTTTCTCTAGGAGTTCATATTTCCTTAATAGatgtaacaaaaataaaatgtcacttattgtgaaccggagggagtaatatttTACAAGTGTGACTAGGCCTAATGTTCAAGTAAATGGCACATAACAAGCAAAGCACGTTATTTTATTACAAGTATTTAGAAAATTCTCAAATGTTAAAATAATTGTTTTAACTTAGACATAACTTAATATTAGAGGGACAAAATTGGGTGTCAACACTCATCTCTCCCATATCTTTTAACAGGTTCAGATTGTAGTCTTTTGTGCTAGTGATTTAGAAGCTCTTAGTAAAGAGTTGAAACGATCAAAAGTAGGGGTGTGCATTccatttatcgattcgattttgacccttatagataattacttatcgattatcaatttgtacatatgcttatcgttatcgtttcaataaggtttcgatttttttgattttgatttatcgatttttgggacttatcgattcggttatcgattataccaataagaaaatttgcgggattcAACGGAAAGTATATCACTATGATGACTACAGAAGAATAcgcaaataaagaaaaatacccATTTCTACATCAAAGAAAAAAGGGTACCTGACTAAATACTTGCATCATGAAATTATTCCTCACCTAAATATACATAGCAAACAACCAGAAAAAGAACACCACTTCGAGGGCTTTAAGCACCACTGCGTCTCAATTGATGTCACGGAAACTATAGTTTTGAAACAATTCTCTCTTTCAAATATTATGACCCAACTAAAAGTCAACGCTAACTAAGTTCTCGTTCTAAGCTATAGACCTTCAATTTCAAATTCTCATCCAGTATCATTGTAGCAAATCTCGAACACATGGTAATTTAACAAAACCAATATCTAGGAAGAACATTTATTAACTAGTAAAAAATCATAAGGAGCAAAAATATCAAGCAAACCCAACATTATGACCCAACACAAAGTGTACCGTCAGTAATACTAGCCATATTCATATGGGACATAAGTATTCAAcgtaggacaaaattaaaagctaGCTACTACTGATGTTTTTCAACTTCTATAGTAATAATACAAAAGCATGTAGGAGTATAACAACAACTCTTTTTCCAGAAAAATAGAAACGTTATTGAGAACAAGTTCTTTACATTAATGGAGTCCATAAGATGGAGAAAATCGAGTCTGAAACCAATTCAAACTAAGGCAAAATTAGCCATGGAAGCAGCTGAAGAAGAGCCATTGACTCCATCTGCAAATGGGCAGCAAATCAAGAATCAACCCTCAAGTTAttaaagagaaaaatattaagaaCTTTGTAATATATCATATTCTTTTACAAGTATATTATTTAAAATGAGAACTTACATAGCAGCTAACAAACTCTAGCAAACATCGTCGGTGGAAGCTTCTTTGCCAAGATTAGTAAAATCTAATAAGAATATATATTAACAAGTCAAGCAATTAATATATTATTTAACTATCTTAAGCAATacaataaaattaattaaaatatacaTACCTTCCTCGAGTGTCTTGAGAAAATCTAAATCTTCCTCAATATTTACAGGAAGTGATTCACTCCGAAGCCAATCTTGAAGGCACACTAGAGTTTCAACCAATTTAGGAGTTAATGATCTCCTAAATTGGTCAAGAATACGCCATCCGGTACTAAATGCCCTTTCAGATGCCACACTTGAAATAGGAATAACAAGCACATCTCGAGCCATCTTAGCAAGAATAGGAAATCTAGGTGAGTTCACCTTCCACCAAACCAAGATATCAAAGTTCGGTCTTTCATTTTCAGGATCTTCTGGAAGATActttttcaattttgttttagAATCTACACCTCCACTTACAACTTTATGTTTCCTTATTTCATCTAAAAGGTCACCTAAACCAGGAGTTGAAGTTTTCATTGTGCTGAATGAAGAGCTTGGCAAAGAGGTAGAAACTTTACCACCAGTATCTTTTGAAACCAACTTAGAGACATACTAATTAAACAATGAACTCATATAAGTATGAATCTTTTTTTCAATAATTATCCCTTCATCTCCAAACATCTTCTTAAGTACAAAACTAACAGTAGTAAACTTGTAGCGAGGATCCAAAACATAAGCAATGAAAATTATTTTGTTCATTTTTATTGGTTCACCCCAATACTTCTCAAATTTTTTCCACATACTTGATGCCATCTCACTCAAAAGTTCATCTTCAGTTGTTATTAATCGATTTAAGTAAACAACAACTTGACCAATTTCAAGAAAATTGGCATTTGATGTTACATAAAGTGATCCGGACACCTTCAAAGTGAGATTATAAAATATTTCAAGAAATTGTGCAATTCTCTTTACATCATCCCAATCAGTTCTTCTAAGCACACCTGCAGGCTTTCCATCCGAAATAGCATCAAACATAAGATAACGTGACAAACTGGTATCACGATCAGAATATTCTTTAATTGCACGCTCATATTCAATAGCCCTGCTCAACATCAAGTAGGTGGAATTCCACCTTGTAGGGACATCTAAGCATAAAGACTTATTGACAATATTTTCACTTTCACAACATTCTTGAAACTTCCTCAACCTAGCAGGAAACTGTCTAATGTATCTGACTGCACATCTAACACGAGCAATAGAAATAACTGACTCTTTTAAACCATCTTTCACAATAAGATTTATAATATGAGCCATACATCTCATGTGAAGGTGTTGACCATTTATGGAATTGGTTCCCCAATCATCTAATTTGTCAGACAACTTCTCCACGGTCACATCATTTGAACTAGCATTGTCAACTGTGACAGTGAAAATCTTTTGCAAACCCCACTCACGCAAATAATCAATAATACACATTGCCATATCTTCACCTTTATGACTAGTAATTGGAGAAaagttaataattcttttatgCATAATTCATTCACTATCGCTCCAATGGGCTGTGATGCACATATAGTTAATTTTTTTAATAGATGTCCATGTATCAGTGGTAAGACTTACTCTTTGACTTGTTCCTTTAAGAAACttcattaatttatttttttccacATTAAAAAGAGCAAAACAATCTTGTGTAACAATAGTACGGGAAGGAATATGAAAACAAAGTTGTGCCACTTTCATAAAGTTTCTAACGCCTTCCTTCTCAACAAAACTAAATGGAAGTTCATCAACAATCACCATACGACACAAAGCCATCCTACACTCTTCTTGATCAAATTTTCATGGAATAAGATCACCTTTATTACCCCCGGTACTATTTGATATTGTAATAGTTTTTAACCTTTTTTCAACTTTATAAGGATTCCTTGGACATTTACTGATATGATTATTCATTTGTGTCGTACTTTTGCCTTTTATCTCAAAATATTCTTGTCTACAATATCTACATGCATATTTATTATTTCCTTTAGCATCaactttttcttcaaaaaaatccCATGTCCGAGATCgttttttcctttgttttgtaactgtcgagtGGGTAGTTGCAGCAGTAGACTCAGAACCTTTTACTTTCATCAACCACTTGATCAATTTTATCATTTTCATCCATATGAAGTGAATGAAGAATGTAACTTACAGTCTTAAACGAGTTGAATGAAGCAAAACAAGACGAAGTTAGCACTCCTCGCTTTTGACCTAAAAATTATGGccggaaagaaatcaatttaaaTAAGTTCCTTATCCAAGACATAGTGGATTAGTTAAATACAAAGGATAATAGGGGAAAATACAAAAAGCATAACATATTGAATACGCCATCTCGAAGATCTATTGATGAATTGTCGAAGTAGATAAATTCACAGGGAAGAGCATGTGTTTAGGGTCAGATCTTCACATGGAAGTCCGTTGAAGCCTAGATTTCGATTTAGTGTTCTTTGATAGATTGTAGATAGAAGAAATTGAGTCATTTTATAGGATCAATTAAAACAATTGTGTACTAGGTTTATAAGACTATTTCTAGCTTATAGATGGAATATGTTGGATCTGTATGTACTAAAATATTTCTCCAAACTATTATGAGAATAGTAAATCAATTTTCTTAAGCTGCTATCATAGTTCAACCTTTTGTAGATAATTACTATGTTCAAGATTCTATAGCTTAGTGGAAATGAAGGTCGATGAAAAATTTCTAAATTTTATTTAACTCCATCTAGCTTAGTGGAAATGAAGGTCGATGGAAAATTTCTAAATTTTATTTCTAAATTTCTAAGGTCAATTACAAATCCAGATTTACTTGTTGCCTGGACAAAAACTACAAAATTAAAGATCATCACCATGTTTTTCCCGATAAATGCTGCAAAGGCTCCAGCGTAAGCAATTTAGGTGGTGATTCTAGGGTTTTATTGTTAAACGATAAATCGCATGATTACCGCGTTTAGTTAAAATACATATGTTTTGGCAATTTATTGAGGTGGTGATTCTAGGGTTTTATTGTTAAATTAGGAGTTATCACCTAACTATTTTTGAGACGAGTTAGAGGCACCTATTATATTAACTAAGTATTGCGAATATTTAACACCATTAATATTAGGTTATCAGAAATATTAGGTAAGGATtcaattaattttaagaggaaGATATAAGATATTCCTTAAAATCTGCATATAAAGACCGTTTACCTTCCGTATATAATTTAGGTGGTGATTCTAGGGTTTTATTGTTAAACGATAAATCGCATGATTACTGCGTTTAGTTAAAATACATATGTTTTGGCAATTTATTGAGGTGGTGATTCTAGGGTTTTATTGTTAAATTAGGAGTTATCACCTACCTATTTTTAAGACGAGTTAGAGGCACCTATTATATTAACTAAGTATTGCGAATATTAACACCATTAATATTAGGTTATCAGAAATATTAGGTAAGGATtcaattaattttaagaggaaGATATAAGATATTCCTTAAAATCTGCATATAAAGACCGTTTACCTTCCGTATATAATTTTCTTAAAGACTTGTGAAGTATTCTAAGCCATCtctggtccacaataagtgacctttttatctttttgttttgatctaaaataagtgtccatttacatAATCAAGGAggagtttattttatttttccaaaatttgcCCTTATTTACATATTCCAATGTGTCAAAGTAACAATTAATTAAAGTGGTGaatacatttttttttcttctaagaGTTCGTACTTCCTTAATGGGTGTGCCAAAGGTAAAAtgatcacttattgtgaaccggagggagtaatatCTTACAGTGTGACTAGGCCTAATGTTCAAGTAAATGGCACATAACAAGCAAAGCACGTTAATTTATTACAAGTATGAAAATTCTCAAATGTTAAAGCAAGACAAAAATAATTGTTTGAACTTAGACATAACTTAATATTATAGGGACAAAATTGGGTGTCAATACTCATTTCTCCCATATCTTTTAACAGGCTGCTCTTAGTAAAGAGTTGAAACGATAAAAAGACTTCCATAAACTTTGTGCTGGAATTACAAAGCTTGTAGACAATTCATCAATGTCAGATCCCATCAGTATTCGGGCATTCAACCATTTACTGACTCTCCTTACCCATCGATATCCAAAGGTACGACTAAGCAATAGATAAATTAATAATAACATGCCACAACGAACTGAACATGTTCACAACAATTGTTTCTAACTATTTCTGCAGATAAGAAAACTTAGTGCTGATCAAGTTTATGTTGTGCTCTTACTAAATGACACTTTTGTGCCAAGAAACAAACTAGGAAAAGCACTTAAAATTATCTCTAAAACTTGTGTGATGTTGAAGAAGCAAAATGGAGGAGATTAGAGCTCCGTGCCATGTGCAACCTGGATGTTGAGACATATCAAATGGTGGGACCAAGGGCAAAGCTAGTGTGTAGGTTATGATTTAGCCCAACTCAGGAACTTTGGTCTAAATcatgtttttattttaaaaagattgattaaaattatataattattaatttagaTCTCAATAACTTAAAAGAAGTAGAAGATCGAATTAATAATCTTCAAATTTCGGTGCCTCTGGTTGGGACATCCCGCGAAGTGGTTGGACAGGCACCCAACATTGATGCAAAAGCATCAAACTCTTCACTTGTTAGATCAATTGTGTTTCAGTCTCCTCGCTTTAATATTTTGGTAAATTTTGATCCTCTATTATTTGACCATATTGCCTAAAGTATTAGTACAGAAATAAATTAGTTGATACATTGTCTCCTAATATTACAATACAGATAATCAGTAAGACTAGACTGAAGTTACACAAATCATAATTATTTTTGTTTAACACTAGCTATTTTTCTATCAATGAAACTTTGTGAAGAGATGCAGGGGGAGTGTATAGGTCTAAATTTGGTAACCACGGTAATAGATAAGTAAGATATAGGACGGGGTCAACCACGACACAACGGCTGATGGTCGTCCAAATGAAGGCCGACGACTTAAACCGGGCAACTGAGATAGGAAAATAACGGTAACTTAAACTCAGAAAGAGACAGAAGAATATTCCTTTGGATATTTTTTATGTTgtattttttaggattttttggGGAATGtccccttataaataggaggagATGGCGAACAAACAGGGGATCTGCCCTTTTTGAGAACTAAGAGATATTGTAAAGTTGAGAGAAGGATATACGAAAGAGTTGTCTTATTCATTTTATTCAAGCACATGTTGTTCAACCTTTATTCATAAATCTCAAGATCTCATACACATATTGACTACTTACTTTTTCACGTCGTTAGAGAAAGGAAGTACTCAATTACACAACCATTGGGTGACAAATCCTTTACACTACAACCCTTGTCATTTCTTGTATTTATTACATATTTATGATATTACATATTTTGTCAATCATATCATATTAAGCTCACTATTTAATGCTCCTAAACTCTAGTCGTTATACAAGAGTTTTATTCTATTTGGTCTAGGATTTATTAAGCTCAACTGAGATTCACCCCATTAACTTATTACTAATCGGTTTAgcatttatttgctcaaacaatttggcgccgtctgtagGGAAGTTTTAGTTGAAACTATAGTTCTTTCAAGatcataaaaaaaaatcatccctTCTACATTTGCACAAACTAACGATGATGGGAAAAGGAGATACGAGACTGAAAGAGATAGCAGGCGTCATTACTTACATTTTGAACACTATCAACAAAGATGGTAGGGGAGACGACGAGAATGTGACACCAAACGCTACGCCCAGGCGAAGTATTTCACCTCCCCCTCACGAAAGCGTGACGGTTTCACGCGAAAGGGGAGCCTCCACATCTACAGTTGAAGAAGTACCACCAGCGGTGAAGAAACCACTAGAAGAATGACTGACAAGCACTCTAAACAATATACTCGACAGACCTGGTAAAAGAGAGAATGGACACACCGCGCAAGCAGATATCGTAAGAACTACTAGCAAGCAGCTTCTTCCTCAAACATGTAACACTTAACCCACTGTGGATGCAGGTAACGATGCGCTCGCTGCCAtccta from Nicotiana sylvestris chromosome 12, ASM39365v2, whole genome shotgun sequence encodes the following:
- the LOC104224484 gene encoding zinc finger BED domain-containing protein RICESLEEPER 2-like; the protein is MAMCIIDYLREWGLQKIFTVTVDNASSNDVTVEKLSDKLDDWGTNSINGQHLHMRCMAHIINLIVKDGLKESVISIARVRCAVRYIRQFPARLRKFQECCESENIVNKSLCLDVPTRWNSTYLMLSRAIEYERAIKEYSDRDTSLSRYLMFDAISDGKPAGVLRRTDWDDVKRIAQFLEIFYNLTLKVSGSLYVTSNANFLEIGQVVVYLNRLITTEDELLSEMASSMWKKFEKYWGEPIKMNKIIFIAYVLDPRYKFTTYVSKLVSKDTGGKVSTSLPSSSFSTMKTSTPGLGDLLDEIRKHKVVSGGVDSKTKLKKYLPEDPENERPNFDILVWWKVNSPRFPILAKMARDVLVIPISSVASERAFSTGWRILDQFRRSLTPKLVETLVCLQDWLRSESLPVNIEEDLDFLKTLEEDGVNGSSSAASMANFALV